In Silvanigrella paludirubra, the following are encoded in one genomic region:
- the nusA gene encoding transcription termination factor NusA, with protein sequence MQIDLKRVIETVGKEKNIDRQLLIGALREAVLTAARKHFGDCVFETRFNEETEEIELIRYRTVVADEDLVNPSKQIPTSEAIVMDDSLQVGDEIGEPLPTDQLGRIAAQAAKQAIVQKVMEAEKEKVVREFRDKKHQTVIGQVRRFDKADIIVDLGPTEGVLPVREQIPGEKYKIRDKVIAFVVDVKKSTRGPQVMLSRAHPELLIRLFEQEVTEISEGIVVIQSAARDPGSRSKIAVYSTEPSIDPVGACVGIKGARVQAIVQELRGEKIDIIPYDRDPARFVCNALAPSEPSKVIVNERLHIMEVVVPDEHLSLAIGKRGQNVRLAAQLTGWKVDIRSESKMRELVQEYKNVIAQIPALGEMRAEILVNEGYKDPADISRMDHRSLVKLLRLTPEEAEQVVQGAAELAATQAAQNAESSTDEDLEEFHLGEPIIDEETTESEEAEAAIDDIVAKTRPQPLLDPEKVDSKNVPVERLRYWMQLKGVAEQIAAVIHTAGFADFNSVASSNADEIAYKTGLPVKLSGKLHAETAKIIGN encoded by the coding sequence ATGCAAATAGATTTGAAGCGTGTTATCGAAACTGTAGGTAAAGAGAAAAATATCGATCGTCAACTTCTTATTGGCGCATTAAGAGAAGCCGTTCTTACAGCGGCACGCAAACATTTTGGTGATTGCGTTTTCGAAACACGCTTTAATGAAGAAACTGAGGAAATAGAACTTATTCGCTACAGGACAGTAGTGGCAGATGAAGATCTTGTTAATCCAAGTAAACAAATACCAACTTCCGAAGCAATTGTTATGGATGATTCCTTACAAGTTGGCGACGAAATTGGTGAACCTCTTCCTACGGATCAGCTTGGCCGTATTGCTGCGCAAGCCGCAAAACAAGCTATCGTTCAAAAAGTAATGGAAGCGGAAAAAGAAAAGGTTGTTCGTGAATTTCGCGATAAAAAACACCAAACTGTTATAGGTCAGGTTCGTCGCTTTGATAAAGCAGACATTATTGTTGATCTTGGACCAACTGAAGGTGTTTTACCTGTTCGTGAGCAAATTCCTGGTGAAAAATATAAAATTAGAGACAAAGTAATTGCTTTTGTGGTTGATGTAAAAAAATCAACTCGTGGGCCTCAAGTTATGTTAAGTCGTGCTCACCCTGAACTTTTAATACGTCTTTTTGAGCAAGAAGTAACTGAAATTTCAGAAGGAATTGTGGTTATTCAAAGTGCGGCTCGTGATCCGGGAAGCCGCTCAAAAATTGCTGTGTACAGTACAGAGCCATCTATCGATCCTGTTGGGGCGTGTGTTGGTATCAAAGGTGCTCGTGTTCAAGCAATTGTTCAAGAACTTCGTGGTGAAAAAATCGATATTATTCCATACGATCGTGACCCAGCTCGTTTTGTGTGTAATGCACTTGCACCATCTGAGCCTTCAAAAGTAATTGTGAACGAAAGACTCCATATTATGGAAGTTGTTGTCCCAGATGAGCATCTATCTCTTGCCATTGGTAAAAGAGGACAAAATGTGCGTCTTGCGGCTCAATTAACAGGTTGGAAAGTTGACATTCGCTCCGAATCAAAAATGCGCGAACTCGTTCAAGAGTATAAAAATGTAATTGCTCAAATTCCTGCTTTAGGAGAAATGCGCGCAGAAATTTTAGTGAATGAAGGTTATAAAGATCCCGCAGATATTTCTCGCATGGATCACCGTAGTTTAGTAAAACTTCTTCGTTTAACTCCAGAAGAGGCTGAGCAAGTTGTACAAGGTGCAGCTGAACTCGCTGCGACTCAAGCAGCTCAAAATGCGGAGTCAAGCACAGATGAAGATCTTGAAGAATTTCATTTAGGCGAACCCATTATAGATGAAGAAACTACCGAATCTGAGGAAGCAGAAGCTGCTATTGACGACATTGTTGCTAAAACACGTCCTCAGCCACTTCTTGATCCTGAAAAAGTAGATTCTAAAAATGTTCCTGTAGAACGTCTTCGTTATTGGATGCAATTAAAAGGTGTTGCTGAACAAATTGCTGCGGTTATTCATACTGCTGGATTTGCTGATTTCAACTCTGTTGCAAGTTCAAATGCAGACGAAATTGCTTATAAAACAGGTTTACCTGTTAAACTTTCTGGAAAGTTACATGCTGAAACTGCCAAGATTATTGGAAACTGA
- a CDS encoding YraN family protein → MTKDHKKELGKWGEDQLDKWMIEQEWHPIEKNLRIHGGEIDRIYILKKHTDEKLFCIAEVKTNIIYNKSNLNLLLSEVGIKKYIKTRQMKNLYKIGENYLSKGFSKIFLRLFIILKTTKKIDTSLFEGKFSPFKLCFKSNHYFIISLEPEFTKIQARKSLLQIKI, encoded by the coding sequence ATGACGAAGGATCACAAGAAAGAATTAGGAAAATGGGGTGAGGATCAGCTAGACAAATGGATGATTGAACAAGAATGGCATCCAATTGAAAAAAATTTAAGAATTCATGGAGGCGAAATTGATAGGATCTATATTTTAAAAAAACACACCGATGAAAAATTGTTTTGCATAGCCGAAGTGAAAACAAATATAATTTACAACAAATCTAATTTAAATTTATTATTAAGTGAAGTTGGAATTAAAAAATATATAAAAACTAGGCAAATGAAAAATTTATATAAAATTGGAGAAAATTACTTAAGCAAAGGATTTAGTAAAATTTTTTTAAGATTGTTCATTATTTTAAAAACAACCAAAAAAATAGATACATCCTTATTTGAAGGTAAATTTAGTCCTTTTAAATTATGTTTTAAAAGTAATCATTACTTTATTATTTCACTCGAACCAGAATTTACAAAAATTCAAGCAAGAAAAAGTTTACTACAAATTAAAATATGA
- a CDS encoding transposase, translated as MILVQEISLLFLSYKTRKHEMKNILGGIIWILVTGSQWHLLPRENFPPKSTCYYWFEKFRKNNILGIILFNMSLKNKKNKEYQIKEAYIDATFTESKRGGDKIGGTKAGKGTKLFAIVSRNNRILHLSLENATPHESKFILPIIEKMPKKLNH; from the coding sequence ATGATTCTTGTGCAAGAGATATCTCTACTTTTTTTGAGTTATAAAACCAGAAAACACGAAATGAAAAATATACTGGGAGGAATTATTTGGATTTTAGTTACTGGATCGCAATGGCATTTATTACCACGAGAAAACTTTCCACCAAAAAGTACTTGTTATTATTGGTTTGAAAAATTTAGAAAAAACAATATTCTTGGAATTATATTGTTTAACATGTCTTTAAAAAACAAGAAGAATAAAGAATACCAAATAAAAGAAGCTTACATTGACGCAACGTTTACCGAATCTAAAAGAGGAGGAGATAAAATTGGGGGAACAAAAGCTGGAAAAGGGACAAAATTATTTGCAATTGTTTCAAGAAATAATAGAATATTACATTTGAGTCTAGAAAATGCAACGCCTCATGAATCAAAATTTATATTGCCAATAATAGAAAAGATGCCTAAAAAATTAAACCATTAA
- a CDS encoding ABC-F family ATP-binding cassette domain-containing protein yields MILMTSNHISFKLNSTPLFSDISFSLHDSERTALIGNNGCGKSTLMRVIANQQSTDKGEITWRRNTRLGIIEQFVNESFLDLTILEAVKQNCSTPLLNSPWQLTSLLLEIGFNEDSFTKQVKTLSGGWKNRLLLARALAAEPDFLLLDEPTNHMDVTTLLFFEDYLQNISLPYLVISHDREFLDSCTNRTLFLRDGKIFDFPFSYTKARQALYEMDASDKARRQNELKEMNRIEASAKQLATWGKIYNNEDFARRAESMRKRVEKLRGNLTEVATVDKRKLTIETAENRAKLAVTFEKVNIKTSNSNEDKILFSIEKLFISRGDRIVILGKNGCGKSVFLKTLAYLWANQQTSNCLETGIRFNPQCTLGYYDQMLGGVPINEPIFKVLRDISSGSDLEVRHNLVATGFPVEEQHKTSSELSGGQKARLQILLISTLKPNILILDEPTNHIDIAGCEALENELITSKVTVFFSSHDRRFISNMANRFLLVHENKLIEINNPEEYYATELVADEKNFVTASPIHNKNINNFEFNSEDDILKAILEIDEKIEGELRQKPARQNAQKIKELKERKSQLERLI; encoded by the coding sequence ATGATATTAATGACAAGCAACCATATTTCTTTTAAATTAAATTCAACTCCACTTTTTTCAGACATCTCATTCTCGCTACATGACTCAGAAAGAACAGCCTTAATAGGAAATAACGGCTGCGGTAAATCTACCCTCATGCGCGTGATCGCAAATCAACAATCGACCGACAAGGGAGAAATTACCTGGCGTCGCAACACCCGCTTAGGCATTATTGAACAATTTGTGAATGAGTCTTTTTTAGACTTAACCATTTTAGAAGCAGTGAAACAAAATTGCTCCACACCTTTATTAAATTCTCCTTGGCAACTTACATCGCTTTTACTTGAAATTGGATTTAACGAGGACTCTTTTACAAAACAAGTAAAAACATTAAGTGGGGGTTGGAAAAATCGCCTTCTTCTCGCCCGCGCCCTCGCTGCAGAACCTGATTTTCTTTTGCTAGACGAACCGACCAATCACATGGATGTAACGACACTCCTCTTTTTTGAGGATTATCTTCAAAATATATCGTTACCTTACTTAGTGATAAGCCATGATCGTGAATTTTTAGATTCATGTACCAATCGAACTCTTTTTTTACGTGACGGAAAAATATTTGATTTTCCATTTTCCTATACAAAAGCACGCCAGGCTTTATATGAAATGGACGCCTCAGATAAAGCCCGCAGACAAAATGAACTCAAAGAAATGAACCGAATTGAGGCTAGTGCAAAGCAGCTTGCGACTTGGGGAAAAATTTATAACAACGAAGATTTTGCAAGACGCGCCGAAAGCATGCGCAAAAGGGTTGAAAAATTACGCGGTAACCTAACAGAGGTAGCCACTGTAGATAAAAGAAAACTAACAATAGAAACCGCAGAAAATCGGGCAAAGTTAGCTGTTACTTTTGAAAAGGTAAACATAAAAACCTCAAATTCGAATGAAGATAAAATTCTTTTTTCAATTGAAAAATTATTTATATCCCGTGGTGATAGAATTGTTATTTTAGGGAAAAATGGGTGTGGTAAAAGTGTATTTTTAAAAACACTTGCTTATTTATGGGCAAATCAACAAACATCTAATTGTTTAGAAACAGGAATTCGCTTTAATCCTCAATGCACTTTAGGTTATTATGATCAAATGCTAGGTGGAGTTCCAATAAATGAACCTATCTTTAAAGTATTGAGAGATATTTCATCTGGTTCTGATTTAGAAGTCAGACATAATTTAGTTGCGACAGGTTTTCCGGTAGAAGAACAACATAAAACCAGTTCTGAATTAAGCGGAGGACAAAAAGCAAGATTACAAATCCTTCTCATTTCAACTTTAAAGCCAAATATTTTAATATTAGACGAACCCACAAATCACATTGATATTGCAGGTTGTGAAGCCTTGGAAAATGAACTGATAACCTCAAAGGTAACAGTTTTTTTCTCTTCCCATGACAGGCGTTTTATTTCAAATATGGCAAATCGATTTTTGCTCGTACACGAGAATAAATTAATTGAAATAAATAATCCCGAAGAATATTATGCCACTGAATTAGTTGCGGATGAAAAAAATTTCGTAACAGCGAGTCCTATTCATAATAAAAATATAAATAATTTTGAATTTAATTCAGAAGATGATATTTTAAAAGCCATTTTAGAAATTGATGAAAAGATAGAAGGAGAGCTTAGACAAAAACCTGCGCGGCAAAACGCACAAAAAATAAAAGAACTAAAAGAGAGAAAATCGCAACTCGAAAGATTAATTTAA